In the Chryseobacterium sp. MYb264 genome, one interval contains:
- a CDS encoding S8 family peptidase, with protein MKRNVFYLMMLFLVFTACNREDVQNSPATFEVAQKDPLSSKQINEKINETIKTKGKFSWKESSDHFLWSAIFQGNKIASIGFGSSFDRGSDPNSTATENQILDLIKKYEGKTDRILLSSDQFLNQIDVAVEKQETIIALRKMKNIRYVEPADYRYFENENKFNGTAAKSSGSSSGCGFESTALSTTDYTTVTPNAKAPWSFTKHNIINAWSYSTGAGVTIGLIDSGVSPEQALLGNSFNNGLSSGRTISKNGVYVDSVWPWSTGYDGSADKCGHGTSMASAMAAPRNNQGQPVGVAYNANLVTYRAASNVVLDGYHEQNGVKIAFTELGNNSNVKIISMSMGHIFSVGKIEDGVKYAYSKGKLIFCAGGTSTSFTTFVGVIFPAWMPETQAITGVKENTSNQKCDVCHSGAEIAFTYQMERASENHIPVLSYYNAQTDYVGGSSVATASTAGIAALVWSKNPSWTRDQVLNKMRQSATYYPTKNGDYGYGNINVLQAVQ; from the coding sequence ATGAAGAGAAATGTATTTTACCTTATGATGTTGTTCTTGGTTTTCACTGCTTGTAACAGGGAAGACGTTCAGAATAGTCCCGCTACTTTTGAAGTGGCGCAGAAAGATCCGTTAAGCTCAAAACAGATCAATGAAAAGATTAATGAAACTATTAAAACCAAAGGAAAATTTTCCTGGAAAGAATCTTCTGATCATTTTCTATGGAGTGCCATCTTTCAGGGAAATAAAATTGCGTCCATCGGTTTCGGCTCATCTTTTGACAGAGGTTCTGATCCCAATAGTACTGCTACTGAAAACCAAATTTTAGATTTAATTAAAAAATACGAAGGAAAAACAGACCGTATTTTATTATCTTCAGATCAATTTTTAAATCAGATTGATGTGGCGGTCGAAAAGCAGGAAACAATCATTGCTCTTCGAAAGATGAAAAATATCCGTTATGTGGAGCCTGCGGATTACCGTTATTTTGAAAATGAGAATAAGTTCAACGGTACAGCAGCAAAATCCAGCGGAAGTTCTTCTGGCTGCGGATTTGAATCAACTGCTTTGAGCACGACAGACTACACAACGGTAACTCCCAATGCAAAAGCACCGTGGTCTTTCACAAAACACAATATCATCAATGCATGGAGTTACAGCACAGGAGCCGGAGTAACCATAGGACTGATCGACAGCGGAGTTTCTCCTGAACAGGCTTTATTGGGAAACAGTTTCAACAACGGACTTTCTTCCGGAAGAACGATCAGTAAAAACGGGGTCTATGTAGATTCTGTCTGGCCTTGGAGTACCGGTTATGATGGTTCTGCAGATAAATGCGGACACGGAACGAGTATGGCTTCAGCAATGGCAGCTCCCAGAAATAACCAGGGACAGCCGGTTGGAGTGGCATATAACGCTAATCTCGTAACTTACAGAGCGGCATCTAATGTGGTTTTGGATGGTTATCATGAACAAAACGGAGTAAAAATAGCCTTTACGGAATTAGGAAATAACAGCAATGTCAAGATTATTTCCATGTCGATGGGACATATTTTCTCAGTAGGGAAAATTGAAGACGGAGTAAAATATGCGTATTCAAAAGGAAAACTAATTTTCTGTGCGGGCGGAACTTCCACAAGTTTTACGACATTTGTCGGCGTTATTTTCCCTGCATGGATGCCCGAAACACAAGCTATTACTGGAGTCAAAGAAAATACTTCCAATCAGAAATGTGATGTTTGCCACTCGGGTGCTGAAATTGCTTTTACCTATCAAATGGAAAGGGCTTCAGAAAATCATATTCCGGTACTGAGCTATTACAACGCGCAAACAGATTACGTGGGCGGTTCGTCTGTAGCAACGGCCTCTACAGCAGGAATTGCAGCATTGGTTTGGTCTAAAAATCCTTCCTGGACGAGAGATCAGGTCTTGAATAAAATGAGACAGTCTGCAACGTACTATCCGACGAAAAATGGAGATTACGGATATGGGAATATCAATGTTTTACAGGCTGTTCAATAA
- a CDS encoding GNAT family N-acetyltransferase has product MTIIRTDSSNADFQYLVQFLDQDLAVRDGDEHSFYHQFNAINQLKNCVLLYIDEKPVACGAFKKFEDDTVEIKRMFVLPDFRGNGYASKILAELEIWAKEDGFNFGVLETGLKQPEAIALYQNNGYKLIPNYGQYIGIENSVCYKKAL; this is encoded by the coding sequence ATGACAATCATAAGAACAGACTCTTCCAACGCAGATTTTCAATATTTAGTACAATTCCTGGATCAGGATTTAGCCGTTCGTGATGGGGATGAACACTCTTTTTATCATCAGTTTAATGCTATTAATCAGCTGAAAAACTGTGTTCTTTTGTATATTGATGAAAAGCCGGTTGCTTGTGGAGCATTCAAAAAGTTTGAAGATGATACAGTTGAGATCAAAAGAATGTTTGTTTTACCTGACTTCAGAGGAAATGGTTACGCCTCAAAAATATTGGCAGAACTGGAGATTTGGGCAAAAGAGGACGGTTTTAATTTTGGTGTGTTAGAAACCGGATTGAAACAACCTGAAGCCATTGCTTTATATCAAAACAATGGCTACAAGCTTATTCCCAATTACGGACAATATATTGGCATCGAAAATAGTGTCTGCTATAAGAAGGCACTCTAG